Proteins encoded by one window of Asterias rubens chromosome 18, eAstRub1.3, whole genome shotgun sequence:
- the LOC117302656 gene encoding serine-rich adhesin for platelets-like — protein MARCGGETPRALRTWWLVGLFCLALSLVCQAEIEANDVELVPEPEETKANEILLEELRDELFNELLQELEDEVAKGLTPEGRDLFHKRLTSLNSEWRAKRGRTNMYGSSQLSRLSSGFNKRTLTDDESALEDLLDDAEVKRGRSSFAGSSRLTNLGSGFTKKSDPGVWLDSEDKRGRSSFTGSSRLTNLASGFNKRDEDAYLLDDFLSKRGRSAFSGSRGLTNLASGFNKREEAVKRGRSSFAGVSGLTHLGSGFNKRGDFLEDVYANEDKRGRSAFSGSKGLTNLASGFNKRSDGDLSLWEENDVKRGRTSLSGSGGLTNLGSGFNKRSDDGADAWNVVKRGRTSLSGSSGLTHLSSGFHKRSDDGADAWEGNVEKRGRTSLSGSSGLTHLGSGFHKRSEDGVDAWQENEEKRGRTSLSGSSGLTHLSSGFHKRSDDDADAWQENEEKRGRTSLSGSSGLTHLSSGFHKRSDDDADAWQENEEKRGRTSLSGSSGLTHLSSGFHKRSDDDADAWQENEEKRGRTSLSGSSGLTHLSSGFHKRSDDDADAWQENEEKRGRSSFSGSNGLTNLGSGFHKRSEDGADAWQENEEKRGRTSLSGSSGLTHLGSGFHKRSDQDAWEGLEDKRGRSHFTGSSRLTNLNSGFNKKSDPSYSGFEEKRETTEGDDS, from the coding sequence GAACTCGTTCCGGAACCTGAAGAGACGAAAGCAAATGAGATACTGCTTGAAGAATTGAGGGATGAACTTTTCAACGAACTCCTTCAGGAGCTTGAGGACGAGGTTGCAAAGGGCCTTACCCCCGAAGGACGCGATCTGTTTCACAAGAGGTTGACAAGTCTCAACTCTGAGTGGCGTGCCAAGAGAGGGCGCACCAACATGTACGGGTCGTCTCAACTATCAAGACTAAGCAGTGGATTCAACAAGCGGACTCTGACTGACGATGAGAGCGCGCTTGAAGATTTATTGGATGACGCAGAGGTCAAACGCGGACGTTCTTCGTTTGCAGGCTCTAGCCGACTAACTAATCTGGGAAGTGGCTTCACCAAGAAGAGTGATCCTGGAGTATGGTTGGACAGTGAggacaaaagagggcgctcttcattcACGGGTTCGAGCCGACTTACTAATCTAGCAAGTGGTTTTAACAAGAGAGATGAAGACGCGTACCTACTGGATGACTTCTTAAGTAAAAGGGGTCGCTCGGCATTCAGCGGCTCAAGAGGTTTGACCAATTTAGCAAGTGGCTTCAATAAGAGAGAAGAAGCTGTCAAAAGGGGGCGCTCTTCCTTTGCCGGTGTGAGCGGGCTGACGCACCTTGGAAGTGGCTTCAATAAGAGAGGCGATTTCTTAGAAGATGTGTATGCAAATGAAGATAAGAGAGGGCGCTCCGCTTTTTCAGGGTCGAAGGGGCTGACAAACCTGGCCAGTGGCTTCAATAAGAGAAGCGATGGAGACCTGAGCCTATGGGAGGAGAACgatgtcaagagagggcgcactTCGCTGTCAGGGTCTGGTGGGTTGACCAATTTAGGGAGCGGGTTCAACAAGCGAAGCGACGATGGCGCAGACGCATGGAATgtagtcaagagagggcgcactTCGCTGTCAGGGTCGAGTGGGTTGACCCATTTAAGTAGCGGGTTCCACAAGAGGAGTGATGATGGTGCAGACGCATGGGAAGGGAACGTTGAAAAGAGAGGGCGCACTTCGCTTTCGGGTTCAAGTGGATTGACCCATTTAGGGAGCGGGTTCCATAAACGAAGCGAAGATGGTGTGGACGCATGGCAAGAGAATGAAGAAAAGAGAGGGCGCACTTCGCTTTCGGGTTCAAGTGGGTTGACCCATTTAAGTAGCGGGTTTCACAAGAGGAGCGACGATGATGCAGACGCATGGCAAGAGAATGAAGAAAAGAGAGGGCGCACTTCGCTTTCGGGTTCAAGTGGGTTGACCCATTTAAGTAGCGGGTTTCACAAGAGGAGCGACGATGATGCAGACGCATGGCAAGAGAATGAAGAAAAGAGAGGGCGCACTTCGCTTTCGGGTTCAAGTGGGTTGACCCATTTAAGCAGCGGGTTCCACAAGAGGAGCGACGATGATGCAGACGCATGGCAAGAGAATGAAGAAAAGAGAGGGCGCACTTCGCTTTCGGGTTCAAGTGGGTTGACCCATTTAAGCAGCGGGTTCCACAAGAGGAGCGACGATGATGCAGACGCATGGCAAGAGAACGAAGaaaagagagggcgctcttcgtTTTCAGGATCGAATGGGTTAACCAATTTAGGAAGCGGGTTCCATAAACGAAGCGAAGATGGTGCAGACGCATGGCAAGAGAACGAAGAAAAGAGAGGGCGCACTTCGCTTTCGGGTTCAAGTGGGTTGACCCATTTAGGGAGCGGGTTCCACAAAAGGAGCGACCAAGATGCCTGGGAAGGATTGGAGGACAAGCGAGGGCGCTCTCACTTTACCGGATCAAGCCGGCTCACCAACCTCAACAGTGGGTTCAACAAAAAGAGTGACCCAAGTTACAGTGGATTTGAAGAGAAACGCGAAACGACTGAAGGTGATGATTCTTAG